From the genome of Malus sylvestris chromosome 13, drMalSylv7.2, whole genome shotgun sequence:
CCTTGTAGCTTGCAAAGAAAGGAGAACAGTTTATAGATCTTCCTTATGTTGTCAAAGGAATGGATGTATCTTTTAGTGGAATTTTGAGCTATATTGAGGCTACCGCTGTGGAGAAGCTCAAGAATAATGAGTGCACATCTGCAGACCTATGCTACTCACTTCAGGTAAAATTGGAATCAATGCTATTTTGAAGTGAAAATATATTTTGTCTATGGAtcttatgaagaaaaaaagagcgatacatttttattttaatagcTCTGCAAGCAAAAGACAAATAATAACGACATCAACAACCTTCCGATTAATTATTTGTTCTTTATCTTAATTTCATATGAGTTTAATTTTGAGATCTGCAGGttaacttattttatttttctttttaattctcTTCAGGAAAATGTGTTCGCAATGCTTGTGGAGATAACAGAACGTGCAATGGCACATTGTGACAAGAAAGATGTCCTTAttgttggtggtgttggttgcaATGAACGGTTGCAAGAGATGATGAGAACCATGTGCTCTGAGCGGGGTGGAAGGTTGTTTGCAACTGATGATAGGTATTGTATTGATAACGGGGCCATGATTGCTTATACTGGTCTTCTTGCTTTTGCCAATGGCACATCAACACCGCTGGACGAGTCGACTTTTACCCAACGGTTTCGTACCAATGATGTTGAAGCAGTCTGGAGAATAAAAGAGGAATCAGAAAAAGTAAATGGATTCATGGATGAGAGTACCTGAATATTATAATTCTTAGGTATGGTGCTTCTGGTACTTGAATGGCTAACATAAATGTTGTATTCCTAGTCTGAATAATGATtagaattattataatttttctagGAATGGTGAATTTGTTTCGataactccgcctgtgtaagtttatcttacattgccggtctcaagcccggataaaggaggagggggagggcgtcaggtagtcgacagccggcactccacagttacgtcgaatccttatgacaatgaatccagaacgaaatcgcgctaaagctaggacgtcacc
Proteins encoded in this window:
- the LOC126596591 gene encoding uncharacterized protein LOC126596591; translation: MKKMIALGFEGSANKIGVGVVTLDGTILSNPRHTYITPPGQGFLPRETAQHHFQHILPLVKSALETAQVTPKEIDCICHTKGPGMGAPLQVAAIVVRVLSQLWKKPIVAVNHCIAHIEMGRVVTGADDPVVLYVSGGNTQLAKKGEQFIDLPYVVKGMDVSFSGILSYIEATAVEKLKNNECTSADLCYSLQENVFAMLVEITERAMAHCDKKDVLIVGGVGCNERLQEMMRTMCSERGGRLFATDDRYCIDNGAMIAYTGLLAFANGTSTPLDESTFTQRFRTNDVEAVWRIKEESEKVNGFMDEST